In Scylla paramamosain isolate STU-SP2022 chromosome 8, ASM3559412v1, whole genome shotgun sequence, the sequence AGTTCTTGTACCATTCAATATGAGCTTGTTTTCGCTCCACAGTTAGATGAGGATTCTTTGAGAGTCCAGTGCAAACCAGCTCCATGAAGTGTCTGATGGGGCCACGTTTTGGGCACCATCCTTCCAAGTGTCTCTCAAGGAAGACATGCTCATGGAATCccactttcatttcctccaccaAACCTGttgagatggaaggagaaggcaTTGAGAAATTATTTATGTTTGGTTgttaatatgaacaaaaaaatacaacaacagaaAACTGCCAAATGACACACTAATTAAAAGAGCATTTTCTTGAATAATTTGTATAACTATTTACTTTACTTAAGCTAGTTAGTGTTGAGATAACTATACCTGCTTCATTATCAATGGGGAAGGTCCACAGCTTGCCTTGCTTAGTCCACTGTATCATCTCCACAAAGGCATTACTAGGAGGATGCTGCATACTCTGCTCCAGCTCATGTAGGTACAATCTCTCCCATGTGGGCAACACTGATATTGGAGCAGCAGGTCCATGGgtatcttcttcccttttcttaaaTATCCCCAAAGGTTGACCTCCAAAGAGATCAACATGAGTCCTGCACATAGAGTGTGGTGTAGAGAAAATACTGTGACTTGGAAAATAACAGTAGTTTATCTAAAATGTATGATGTACAACATGTTGGGCAGCACAAGGCAGCTACATGGAACAGGCCCACCAAAACCTTGGACCAGTAATGTTTCAGTAAAGACACAGAGAAGGTCCATGTTTCCTTGCTCCTTGGAAACAAAATAAGGATAATCATTAAAAACTTAAACCAAAACTTCAAGTCAAAAGAcgacaaacttttttttttatgggagatATGAGGTATTCCCTTAGGACACAGACTAATTATGAGCATCCTTTTCAGTGGGTCAAGTCATGAAATACAGCATATACTGAAATCATCAAAAGAAGGGAGCAGAAAGAGACCATCTTAATTCACATAGCATTAATGTACACCTCTCTCAACAAACCTGGGCACAGATGAATCCCGAGGCTGAGTGTAGGGCTTGCGGGCTCGGGGCTGGTCTTTCAGGTCAATGTGGTACCCTTGCCTGACCTCGGTACCAGAAGGAAGGTGACGTGGCACTTCCTCCATCCCTGATTGTggctttctctccactttcatGCCCACAAACAATTCACTGCAACAAGAGAAATTATGCACAGCCATTAATGTCAGTGGGGCAAGGAAATTTACCCGATAGGATAAAAGAACTGCCACAAATGTATTTTTATCAAAAAGGTACTCTGCAATAAGTACATACACTGAAGAAATTCACTAAATAAAATAGTGTTGATTACAAAATCTAAAAGTACAAGAATGAGTAAAAAACTGCACAAAATTTGCCAAACATGAATTTGCATAATTCATCTTTTCCAAATTCTTACTTACAGTGATCTGTCTTAATGGGTTGGAGTGTATCATGAGTTAAGTTTGTTGGAACACTAACACTGCAGTGAAATAGTGTAAAGAGACACATGCATCAGAGCTGTCTTTATGTTACATCAATTCTTGGCTGAACACCAGTACTATAATAGCTCATTTATAAGTCTGGTCTACCAGAATATAACTCCATTCAGCCAAAGTGTAGGTCAGAATCAAAAAGCTTCAGCAGGCAGGATAATTTTGCCAAAACAAGAGTCGCTGTCTGATGGTTTGACACTGTTGCCACTCTCTACCTCACAAATAAGACAACAATAATGTACAAAGGAAAAGATTCAGTAGTATATGATTGTATCTATATAAGAAATGTAGACAATGGTTCGTTAACTGAAAGTAGGTGAAGAATGTTTAAGATTCTATATCTTCAATCTCTACTAAGCTgagactgaagatgatgataatgagatgaTCAGATATAAAGGCAAGAAACAGAATTGCCAGGAAAGATCCAGCAATTATTCACTTATACCACTTATAGTTTGATATGGGTATCATCTTAACTAACTGGTACAAGCTTAAACAAGAATGCAACTACAGAAATTTGGGGTTATCTTACTCACATGATATAAAACTAAAAAGGATAGAAATTGCATAACAACAAAAGTAATGTCACTGCACAAAACTGGGCATACCAGTCTccataataaataaacaccaaaatgacaaGAGAAATTTTCATACATTATCTTCTTTAATCTACTACCATAACAAAGGCATCAGGAACATTAACATGAAATCCTGCacaacaaaagaagacaagCATTGCAGCAGTTCCTTGGGCCCCATGATGATCCCTAAAAGAAACTAAACTGTACTGCAATGGTATCAATCCAATCACAAACAGATATCATGGCATCAATGTAGCCAAGAGGCATCAacactcacctgagagatgggGCAGTGCCAGTGGTAGTCTCTGAAGAGTGGAGGCGCAAGGTGGACAGAAGCTCAGACTCAGTTTCCTTCACATCCCCACCAAGACTTTTAGCCACTTCTTTGGTTGCTAAAACAAGCTCAGGTTCTGAAAAATTGAGCCCAGATTTCATTATTACTAAAAGAatagcagcacaccactacaACAAATGGTTCTAATCAAATCTTATATTACAGCCTACAATTTTATGATTTCAAACAAGAAAGCTCAAAGTTCCTTAGAACTAGTACAGCATGTTAACACTTCTTTGTTTGTAAGCACAGCATCCACTGCATCTTACTTGTAGATAGtagattttatttgtttacttctgtcAACAAATGTAAGGCAGCAACCTATTAAACAAATAgctaaaacaaacaataacaaacatcaCACCTGTACCATGGTGAAAGAATAATCTACATGTCTCTAAACACCACCCACTACTTATCACCATGTTTTTTAAATGTCACATGTTTAAGTGTCTAGACCTAAACTAAGACCTAAACTTGTACCAGTTTTGTGTCATAAACAGACATTGACTAAAAATAGATGTTAACTATTGCAGCATCCAAAAATTAACAATATGAATGACAATTAGGTAATAAGAAACCTACAGTAATGAGGGTACAAGTACAGTCCTCACCAAGGTCAGGCTCTGATACCGGGGATAATTTGCCTTTTCCTGCAGTTTTGGTCTTCTTCCGAGCTTTGGGACGTGACAGCTGCACTTGAGGCTCCACAGGAATGGGGTCAGTCTGGAGATTAGGGGACTTTCAACATGATACAAAGATATTTGTACTATTTAAAATGACCACCTGGTGCACCCATCATTCTACAATACTAATAAAACATGAacatacatatttatatttgtgaatATTATAAAAACATAACAAGAGACTAGGTTATCAATGCCATCCAGCACTGGGATGTATAGTATTTATTATGTACTAATTACCACATAATGCAAAGTGGAACTTATCAAGCAAAATCTATTAGCAGAATTTACTGTAAGCAGGACTTCAGGAATAGTACTCTCATTGACTTATAATAACAGATTCAGATGTAGAAGATGGTGCAGCAACTACAAGTGGATGATGTAGAAATTACCCATCTGAGAGGAGCATGTAGattgaaaataaaggagaataaaaaaccTTTTTTCAAAGATGCAGCATGAAATCTTATGCAAATTGAGCTATGGAGTggtggaatgaatgaaaaaatgcaCCAAAGTAATCTGgccaaataaaaaagataaggcACTATTTAAGTTTTAGAAGAGAGGTACATACATAAGTAAAATTCCAAGGTCACAGTAGGAGATGGAAGCCActtggaagatggaaggaggtaaaggagtgCATGCAAAAGTAGTGCAAGGATAAGAAGAGTGAGTGAGCAGGCAAGGAAATAAATGTTTGGATTCATAGAAATGGAAACTTTCTCATCATGACCACCTCCTTAGGCCATTCCCTGAGGATGCTAGGCAGTAGATGGTagataaagagatgaataaatgcAATGTATTCAATCTAATCAAAATCAACAAGAGGCTTTAATGTCAGTTCTGAAAGGTAAATCACCACAATCTATGTAAACATATGTGTTCTCACACTAgccaaagatgaaagaagatcaTGTAGTTTCTTCTGGCTAGATGTCttcttgtcttgtttctctGCAGCAGCTTTCTCTTTTACACTGGACTCATGTTTTAAGACATGTGAGTCAGACTCTCCagtcttctttccctctgtccCCTGAAGTGGCTTATGGTCTTCTATCTGGGTTTCCAGATTCTGAGAtttaattgatttttctttagtttcaccATTCTTGACAGTGGCAGCAGGTCTGGCATCACCACCATGCTCACAATCTTCTGGTGGCTTTCGGCAAAGTGGTCGAGTCAGGCATACTGGTTGTGCCGCTAACCTAGAgaaccaaatgaaaaaaaaataatgctctTCTTTGTCAGtccaataaaaatatatacatgtagTGTCCTGGGAGGAAAGTCATATATTCtaagaaatgaaagatcaagTCATTTTTAATTGAGAATATTCTATGGTGAAATGTTTTCAATGCCATGGTTCAGAAGTTACAGGACATTTGAATATGCATGCACATCAGTGGCAAGTGGCCACAATGTCCTGCAACATCCAGGTGGTCGCTGTGACATTCATTatattttagttattatttgCTATAACAAGACACTGCATTATTGAATTCAGTTATATCTTTATTTCATGAAAACCTTGTTGTGTAATCAAGTAACATCCTCATGATGCCAACACCCACCACTGctaccctctcctcccctcactccccccacTTACCACTTCGTAGCACATTCATATCAAAATGTCCTGTAGCTTCTAAACCATGgtgttatctatttcttttctggTAGTTTTTGGCCTATTTTGAATTACTCTGCATGCTTTTCCAGCAaatcattagtttttatttttttacccctGATGCCCCATCCCTTCAAAGACTAATGATTTGCAATAAAAacaggtaaatttatagtttaagccaatgtccccaatctctacccacagCCCAcggcattattattaatttctgacaagtagtgtaatcattagaaatgatgtgaatagtgagaagaacaaaatgaggtaggttattaccacgtagtgtgtaatggcttaaactataataaaaccctaacctaacctaacctaacctaacctaacaactgaagttcaggcaacaatacaccatttacgtttacctgtggacttagaaaaagttgagagcgctgtgcattcccaggcctattgtggcgttattattaatttccgacaagtagtgtaatcattagaaatgatgtgaatagtgagaagaacaaaatgaggtaggttattaccacgtagtgtgtaatggcttaaaatataataaaacctaaaaacaaaaagtagattaatacaaaacagactGAAGTCCACCAGAAAGAAAATAGTTCCATCTTCACAaaatagcagcagtaacattCACTCGCAATGTACCCCCCCTCCCCTCGAGGGCTCGCCCGTGGCCGCCAGTCGGCAGTCACAAATCACCACCTTCTCTGACCCAATTAAATTAATCTAAACTAAACCAATCTAACCTACCCaggctaatctaacctagcctagcctgaCGTAACTGGCAAGGCGAAGCACCCCAGTTAGAgtaggtaagttaggttagactagagGTCTCCCCAGTTTTCGAAACATGGCGTTTCGCCCTTAAACTTTTCATGAATGTACAAATTTGGCCTAATTTGGCTTCCCCTACCCTAAAACcccgctttcccaccaggtccccaagCTTGCTTACGGAAtttgggggaaggaaggaaggatgggggaATGGacctattacaaaaaaaataaccaaactcaacacaatataaaaacaaaagtaagaaaaagcaAACATGACAAACCTAGAAACTGGCAGCAATGCTTGGATGAAAGACGAGCGGAGCAAGACAGCCATGATCTTGATTTTGATCTCGATGATCTTGATCTTCATTTTAATGTTACAGATGGCTCGGGACTGCTCCTGGTCCAGGAgtatcggcaactcctgtagggaaaaaagagaaaaacggcaaacagaaaacagacaccATCCTTCACACCACTAACTCCTATATTTAATACACCACATCTTTTCCaggaactccttcactgcctcaatcatcctttcattcgtctccCCACACATccccagcagcaacaccatccaatccattcctttcctgtcttcactCTGACCTTCCCCAGCTCCCTCTgcaccacttgcatcatctcatttctgtctctggcatacttcacacactccggCACCATAtgctccaccgtctcatcctctccaatgTCACACATCCGGTATACTTTGCTGCAGAACTCAGACCATCTTTAACACCTtgcattcacacacatacactgtgcCCTAGCTCGGAAGAAATCATCACCCAGGCTTCCCTTATACCATTTTTCATACATTGgggtctctttctctctttaccactctgaatattcttttgttccatTTTATTCTTCTGTTCACTCAGTCCTACAAGTTTCACTACTCTGTctcacttttccacttccttccacATCCATGTCATTCACAAACTCATCAAGCATCTCACCATTCTCATGCATCCGCTCACCTAAAATACCTACGTGTGTATTCATGTCTCCCATAATCAttactctctcctttcactttcttatGATCTTCCTCAATATTCCATACTTCCTGCTGTTCTCTCttgctgctctctctccctcaactgTCATgcacaccacaatcaccaccagtgTTTCACACTTCCCATGCTCACCTGTACACTCTACCTTTGCTGCTAAAATTTGCTCACTCATGGCACAGTTTCCTATATCCAACTTTTCTATTCTgaagttcttttccttcctatacaaaaaaaaaaaagggttactcctcctcctaccctatCTTGAactttctgttcctttccaaTCATCACATACTTACTACCATCCAATTTCACATCATCTTTCAAGTGTGTCTCGGTCATTCTGACTATGTTGAAATGCCATTCATTCAGTTCCTTACACACATCCTCAAATTTCCCAATGCCCTATCCTTGCACATTCACACATCCAGACTTCATGCCTTTTCTTGCACTCCTtgcattctcagtcattcttCACGTCATTTCCACACGGTACACCATCCTTGCCTTCACCCACTGTCACAGTCTCACTCCCATCCTTGTGTTGCCATCCACATTAAAGGGCTTAAAACCTCTTGCCTGAGTTAGAATATTGCACCAAGGCAGTGCACACACATCATgatctccaaaaatggagaatCACAGAAAGTGATAGTTTTGCCCAAAATTGCTTGGGTTACCCTCTTTAAAGACTTATACCTCAGTCTAGTGTCCACCAGTACTCATACTTCCATCACCATAAACCATACTTAACATGCAACACAaccttcccattcttccttaGCTTCAGTAATACAATGTGTgggttttaatgataataatactttaCATTCACTCTTAACTATGCAagtatttattaacactaattCAGGAAGTTTCTCTCAACAGTTTCTCTTTGATAACTTGCAGTGCATCATAGATACAAACTTCATAAATGGTTAACTTTTATTGATAATCTTAACagaaagaaacaagtaaaagCAAAGCAAATAGGTTGTGTAAACATTTCATATAAATACTCCCAATGGAACTGCcatcaaacaaacagaaatagagATACACATATGTAAGAGATTTCACAATAAAATCTATCAAAATCTAAACCAACATATCTTTAAACTACAtcaagtagaagaagaaatatattaaaaaacaggACCAAAGACTGACCCAACTAATGTtactctcaccacacacacacacacacacacacgcacacacaatgcATTCTGTCACTCTACCACTCACAGGACAAAACCTTCAACAAATCAACAACAGTGACCCAGCCAAGAGCATTCCTGCTAGGAGAGGAGGGTTTTCACAGTCTCAGGGTCTCTGGGCAGGAGGGAACTGGGGTCTGTGTAGCCATGGGTTGGGTTATGGACTATATCATGCAGCTGCTTGTAAACTGTGCACACTGCCTCTGCTGTGCGCTGTTGCAGGGACcgtctgaaggaggaggagagcagcagCCTGGTGTGGGGCAGCATGAGATGGTCAGGGGCAGCCAGGAACCCATCCAGCTTGGTCTAGGATGAAGAGCATATGTATTAGGGATCTGAAGTCTTCAAGGTGTGCTGCTGTTCACTCTTAAGTTAAGTGAATGTGTTTAATATTTCCTTATACTCTTATGAACAACACAAGAAAGGCAACCATACTTTGTTACATGAcacttttataattattacttataaatatatcataacacctgaaaaaaagtatatttctaTATGACAAAAAGTATGCAGTTATAGAAATTTGGATTACAATGTTAAAAAATTAGAATACAAATTTCTACAGACAACTTACAAGCAAAAACCAACTTTAGAAGTGTAGCATTATGGAAAATATAATGTATAGTTTTGAGAATGGTAAGATTTAATGTATGAACAAAAATACTCCATAAGTGGTAATTTTCATAAGTGCAGCATACAGCTATAGTCAGACCAGCAACTATGGCTGAATTCAATGCTTTATGGTGAATATGCTCAATGGGAAAGAGCATAAGTTAAAGTATAGCATGACATCAGATAGGGAGGAACCATTCTGCCCAGGTTAGCCATGCTGCCAATAGTCAATATTAACATGCAGAGAGTGTTACCATGAATGCCTGTATGGCCAAAGGCTGACACGATGGGTGCCGGGAGAGAGGTGTGGTGGGAGGGTTGGTGATCAGTGGGTACATGGTGGCCACTCCCATGCTATGACACACCCCATTGATCTGCTCCTGGCTCAGTGTGTCCAGCTGGGCATCAATCTGTCCCTGGAGGGGAAAGACACATCTTCTGTATTAGATGAGGAAAGCTGGAGAGAACTTGAGTAGAGCTTTAAAAGCAGCAATGgaataagaatataagggaagctgcaagaagccatcagacctacacgtggtagtTTTCAACATATGTGTATGTCACCATGAAACATAACATTTTACTACACAAAGCTGAAAACTAACAAGTAACATGCATAAAAGGATCACAATAAGGCAGGCAATCACTTCATGAAGTCACTGAGATATTCATgttaatctattttattttaccatatcatacaaagataaaaagtaagaggtagaaaaaaaaaatcacaaggtaAACTGTCATCAAGTTATTCATTAGAAGGTGAGGAATGAAAGGTGATGTTTTACCTGGATCATCTCTAGTTTATCCCCAgtggtgtggaggagggaaagtgtagAGTGCAGCTGGTGGAAGCAGTTGAGCAGATACACAGCAGACTCCACTGCACCCAGTCCAGTCGCACTCTCACTTATCGCATTCATCAGAGGATCCACCACACAACTCACAATCTGTCAAAGGATACAAGACAATGACGTAATGGATAGAACACTTAAATTTGCCATCTATTTCaaaacctgtcttttcctctttctgttttctcttctccttgtccttcacctccacaattCCACAATTCTCCCTCATGCTGCAATAAAGGCTTGCTGCTGCTCTTTGGTAAATGACAATCAAGCAGTCAGTCGGTAAGCACATAACCTCTTGTCTTACACACCAGTCTCTTTGGCAAACATGTGAAGCagcatttttccttcactacatgcaaaataactatgaaaaaaaataaaataaaaaaataaaaaataaaaaactaaattgtctcttgaaaaaaatagtacaaaaaAGTTCTGGAAGTGCATTGAGATCTCACACTTGAGagaaaaatgcagaaagtagatcaataaataaacaacagagAAATCAACCCTTCATAcatccctctgtctctccatccATGGCTCCCTCACCTGCTTAAAATCATGCTGTGCGTCGTCAGCCACAGTGGCGGCAGTAACCACCTCAGTGAGCAGACTCAGGGTGCGTGCCACTCCAGGTGTGGGTGCCAGTGTCTCTCCTGGCGGCTCTATCCTCTCACTCACATGGCTCACCTGGTGGCACCAAAAGACAGGTAATCAAACTTGAATGACTATAAGATTCTGGCTCAGTTTTGACAAGAGAGTGATAACCCTTCAAATGACTAAGATTCTGGCTCAGTTTTAACAAGAGGTGGTGATCAGCCTTTCAAATAATCAAAATTCTGGATCAACTTCAAAAGATGGTAATCAGCTTTCAACAACAAAGATTTTGGCTAAATATTTCATATAGTGTTACTTCAACATATGTTATTATACTCTACTCAAGTGACAGTGATGTTACAAAAGATGTCGTGGTTCTCACTTGACTCTGCAGTGCTGATATAAACATCTTGTAGCTTAACTGGTGGAGTTCATCAAGAGTGGCCACCAGCAGTCCTGCATCAGTCACCTGCAGGGATGAGATGAACATTAAAAGGAAGCAGAAACATGAATATCAACAGAATGCTGAAAAGGAAGCATGGTGACACAAGTGGTAGAAGAGAActgaaggagagcaggaggtgACTGAGTGAACAACACAGGAAGGATTAAATGGTATACTTAAGAATGCTTATTTTAAAGTCTATCTATTATATCCCCATTAAAGCAGGGTAGCTGACACACGGCACCTACAACATATAACATCTTGTCTCATCCTAGGAATAAACGATACAAAGGAGAGGGTACCCAGTGCTCTTACTCCCcctttttagtaactttttaCAAGCATGCAAGGAATGACATGGCAATAATATCAAATCTAGCTACAGAGTTACACCCAAGCCATGTTCATCttaaaataaggataaaaaaacaggaataactGACCAGCTAAGGCATGTACCTGCAAAATAGTGTTGTGATAGAATCTGAGGAGGTTGCTTATCTTGTACAACATGACAGgtttcttgcctccctcccgACGCTGGTCTGTCACAATCATCTGCTCAATTCTGGTTCTGAGAGGACGGCAAACACTCTCCGATACGCTGGCCACAGTACTCCTTGTCTGCTCTGTTGGGTCTGAAGGGAGTCAGTGTCAGTTGATGGTATAATGGCTGGTATTCAGGGTACTGTTTGTTCTTTGGATCTGAAGGCAGAGTCAGTGTTAGTTGCTGGTTTGAAGGCCTGCTATTCAATTACAAATATACACTCTATCCTTCAGCTTACCTAGATTGGAGCACTTGGCAAAAAGTGATTGGGCTGCCTCACGTTCAGAAGGGAGGGCCTGATGCACCCATGCCAGCATGTCCCCCACGTAGCGCAGGGGGTCATGTGCCTGCAGCTCTATGGGTCGTGGTGCTCCTCCAGGTCCTCCTATGGTGAGAGCATCCAGGAAGCCCCTCACCAGCCATCCTCgtctcaccaccacccactcctccaccaccaggcTGGAAGGAAGATGCATTTAAGGTTTGTacggaaggaaagtaaggataGGAATAAGAGGACAAagtaatacaaaggaatacaaaggaaagaacagacagcaacagccctactgggcctaacgaggctgtctgtgtgtgataAGAGGAGAAtttgaggaggaaatgaggatcAGAGCATGCAAagacaagaataagagaaagacacaGTACTGAAGTGTGTAATAAAGGAAACATGCTCACTTGAAAAGCACTGGTCTCTCCTGCAGAGCTGCTAAGGCTTGTGTGAGCAAAGGTGAGGGGTCTGGGGAGCGACACTGCCCCTGACACCAGCGGTACAGCCTCTCCAGACCTGCTTCACGGCACACATTCATTTGCTCCATCACATCCAAGGCAGTCTTTTGGTGGCCCGtctgtgggaaaaaaagtgcatttgTTATTACTGAAGTTAAAAGAGGTTCTTCATCCAGTAAATTTTAAACAGCAAAGGTCTAAGTATACTGGCATCTGATCTACATTACTTTTGATAGGCTCTAGTAAAAGAATTACATACCATCAGAGAAGAAATACACCTATAATAACTATATAATCATTGCTAAGGCTTTTGAACACAATCCTCATAGAAGAATGTGTTTAAAGAATGCAGGCCAAAGTGAGACAATAAAAAGAGACAATAAAGCATACAACAGTCGAATCCGGCCTTTGTGTtatagaaagagatgaaaaataaagagatgagtTGAATCAAGCCTCTGTACTCTATCATTTGGCAAAACAGCTAACCACCCTGCCTCACAATACACCACAGACCACTACAGTCCATCCCAGACCATCCCAGACTAC encodes:
- the LOC135103163 gene encoding small ribosomal subunit protein mS31-like, coding for MKIKIIEIKIKIMAVLLRSSFIQALLPVSRLAAQPVCLTRPLCRKPPEDCEHGGDARPAATVKNGETKEKSIKSQNLETQIEDHKPLQGTEGKKTGESDSHVLKHESSVKEKAAAEKQDKKTSSQKKLHDLLSSLASTDPIPVEPQVQLSRPKARKKTKTAGKGKLSPVSEPDLEPELVLATKEVAKSLGGDVKETESELLSTLRLHSSETTTGTAPSLSELFVGMKVERKPQSGMEEVPRHLPSGTEVRQGYHIDLKDQPRARKPYTQPRDSSVPRTHVDLFGGQPLGIFKKREEDTHGPAAPISVLPTWERLYLHELEQSMQHPPSNAFVEMIQWTKQGKLWTFPIDNEAGLVEEMKVGFHEHVFLERHLEGWCPKRGPIRHFMELVCTGLSKNPHLTVERKQAHIEWYKNYFNQKEKLLKELGAIEVS
- the LOC135103162 gene encoding conserved oligomeric Golgi complex subunit 6-like isoform X2, with amino-acid sequence MVGDTKAVPGGNAAKKEPQSSNPLSRKINKILETRQENDKDTVDALKELSTFFTDNTLRSRRNLRGEIEKRSVGISEEFVTALRDVKKAVDDIHREVSAMNEVCVDMKSRLQATKSETRHLIHQTTSLQNQSNKLHMQETVAEAFVRCFQLTPDEVATIKGSTRESPITPEFFTILDKTQKIRSNTKYLLQTGHQKTALDVMEQMNVCREAGLERLYRWCQGQCRSPDPSPLLTQALAALQERPVLFNLVVEEWVVVRRGWLVRGFLDALTIGGPGGAPRPIELQAHDPLRYVGDMLAWVHQALPSEHPTEQTRSTVASVSESVCRPLRTRIEQMIVTDQRREGGKKPVMLYKISNLLRFYHNTILQVTDAGLLVATLDELHQLSYKMFISALQSQVSHVSERIEPPGETLAPTPGVARTLSLLTEVVTAATVADDAQHDFKQIVSCVVDPLMNAISESATGLGAVESAVYLLNCFHQLHSTLSLLHTTGDKLEMIQGQIDAQLDTLSQEQINGVCHSMGVATMYPLITNPPTTPLSRHPSCQPLAIQAFMTKLDGFLAAPDHLMLPHTRLLLSSSFRRSLQQRTAEAVCTVYKQLHDIVHNPTHGYTDPSSLLPRDPETVKTLLS
- the LOC135103162 gene encoding conserved oligomeric Golgi complex subunit 6-like isoform X1 → MVGDTKAVPGGNAAKKEPQSSNPLSRKINKILETRQENDKDTVDALKELSTFFTDNTLRSRRNLRGEIEKRSVGISEEFVTALRDVKKAVDDIHREVSAMNEVCVDMKSRLQATKSETRHLIHQTTSLQNQSNKLHMQETVAEAFVRCFQLTPDEVATIKGSTRESPITPEFFTILDKTQKIRSNTKYLLQTGHQKTALDVMEQMNVCREAGLERLYRWCQGQCRSPDPSPLLTQALAALQERPVLFNLVVEEWVVVRRGWLVRGFLDALTIGGPGGAPRPIELQAHDPLRYVGDMLAWVHQALPSEREAAQSLFAKCSNLDPTEQTRSTVASVSESVCRPLRTRIEQMIVTDQRREGGKKPVMLYKISNLLRFYHNTILQVTDAGLLVATLDELHQLSYKMFISALQSQVSHVSERIEPPGETLAPTPGVARTLSLLTEVVTAATVADDAQHDFKQIVSCVVDPLMNAISESATGLGAVESAVYLLNCFHQLHSTLSLLHTTGDKLEMIQGQIDAQLDTLSQEQINGVCHSMGVATMYPLITNPPTTPLSRHPSCQPLAIQAFMTKLDGFLAAPDHLMLPHTRLLLSSSFRRSLQQRTAEAVCTVYKQLHDIVHNPTHGYTDPSSLLPRDPETVKTLLS